The following proteins are encoded in a genomic region of Thermogemmatispora onikobensis:
- a CDS encoding CHAT domain-containing protein, with the protein AAHGLFRLDAPNFSFIQLGDRQLSSIEVFNLDLTSCSLVTLSACETGRVAVGGVDEVMGLGRGFLYAGAASLLPTLWKVDDASSAGLMTLFYQGLLAGRSKDMALAEAQRAFLARTRSSAPSCYAHPYFWAAYQLIGDPGPLLR; encoded by the coding sequence GCGGCTCATGGCCTCTTCCGCCTCGATGCGCCCAACTTCTCGTTTATCCAGCTCGGCGACCGTCAGCTCAGCAGCATCGAGGTCTTTAATCTCGATCTGACCTCGTGCTCGCTGGTGACCTTGAGCGCCTGTGAGACAGGGCGGGTGGCCGTGGGTGGAGTGGACGAAGTCATGGGCCTGGGACGTGGCTTTCTCTATGCCGGGGCTGCTTCGCTGCTGCCGACGCTGTGGAAGGTGGATGATGCCAGTAGTGCCGGACTGATGACCCTCTTTTACCAGGGATTGCTGGCCGGTCGCTCCAAGGACATGGCCCTGGCTGAGGCTCAGCGCGCCTTTCTGGCCCGGACACGCTCGTCGGCACCTTCTTGCTATGCTCATCCCTATTTCTGGGCAGCTTATCAGCTGATCGGCGACCCGGGTCCTCTACTCCGCTGA
- the ltaE gene encoding low-specificity L-threonine aldolase, which yields MVIDLRSDTVTQPTPAMREAMYRAEVGDDVYGEDPTVNRLQELAAERLGKEAALFVTSGTMGNTTALLTHVPRGGAVIVGNQAHIYRYEGGGAARLGGIHFWVVSNQPDGGFDQEQLAAAITDDSDEHTPPTLLLCLENTHNRCGGCALSLEQMTTLCRLAHARGLKVHVDGARIFNAAVALGVPVSQLVAEADSVMFCLSKGLSAPVGSLLVGSRDFISRARWVRKVLGGGLRQAGVLAAAGIVALEQMVERLAEDHAHARLLAEGLAELPQIRLAAPHVQTNMVIFRLHDGERILPEERCAEFRARLQNEGVLLSSMDDGLLRAVTHYGIERPQIELALAAIKRTLDELLPRTRPGGAS from the coding sequence ATGGTAATCGACCTGCGCAGCGATACAGTGACGCAGCCGACTCCGGCGATGCGGGAGGCCATGTATCGCGCAGAGGTGGGCGATGATGTCTACGGCGAAGATCCAACGGTGAATCGCTTGCAGGAGCTGGCGGCGGAGCGCCTGGGGAAGGAGGCGGCGCTCTTCGTGACCAGCGGGACAATGGGGAATACAACGGCGCTGCTGACACATGTGCCACGCGGTGGGGCGGTGATCGTGGGCAATCAGGCCCATATTTACCGCTATGAGGGCGGAGGTGCGGCCCGCCTGGGCGGTATCCACTTCTGGGTGGTATCAAACCAGCCGGATGGAGGCTTCGATCAGGAACAGCTGGCGGCGGCCATTACTGACGATAGCGATGAGCATACGCCACCGACTCTTCTCCTGTGCCTGGAGAATACACACAATCGCTGCGGCGGCTGCGCGCTCTCGCTGGAGCAGATGACAACTCTCTGTCGCCTGGCTCATGCCCGGGGGCTAAAAGTGCATGTCGATGGGGCGCGGATCTTTAATGCAGCGGTCGCCCTGGGCGTGCCTGTCAGTCAGCTTGTTGCCGAAGCTGACTCGGTCATGTTTTGCCTCTCGAAGGGGCTGAGCGCTCCCGTCGGTTCGCTGCTGGTCGGCAGTCGCGACTTTATTAGCCGGGCGCGCTGGGTACGTAAGGTACTTGGCGGGGGACTGCGTCAGGCCGGGGTACTGGCGGCTGCTGGCATTGTGGCCCTGGAGCAGATGGTAGAGCGCCTGGCAGAGGACCATGCCCATGCCCGTCTGCTGGCCGAGGGCCTGGCCGAGTTGCCCCAGATAAGGCTGGCTGCTCCGCATGTGCAGACCAATATGGTGATCTTCCGCCTGCACGATGGTGAGCGCATACTGCCCGAGGAACGCTGCGCCGAGTTTCGGGCCCGCCTCCAAAACGAGGGTGTGCTGCTGAGTAGTATGGATGACGGTCTGCTGCGCGCTGTGACCCACTATGGCATCGAGCGCCCCCAGATCGAGCTGGCGCTGGCGGCCATCAAGCGCACTCTAGATGAGCTGCTACCACGAACACGCCCGGGAGGCGCTTCTTAA
- a CDS encoding carbohydrate kinase family protein: MMGVLWVYLAVEPEPTDFDVLVLGNPCVDLIFSGLPHWPVPGKEVYATRFAIGAGAVFNTAAALSRLGLRVALLGELGNDCLSRYLLEEIRRAGIYSELIRQRAQRIAALSVALVHDDERGFVSYVEHTASPAAASLEEGQELAAELLPSLSLAELHALLQRYRWRAVFLYLHPALGPALEVFAEQQIEVFLDTGWHPRLLGDPRVPEVLRRCTAFLPNRLEAEALTGAHDPETAARQLAQVAPLVVVKLGAEGALACRGEQLWHCPAWPVSEVLDPTGAGDAFDAGFIYALLQGYALPEALRCGTICGSLATTALTGSAAVPDAAELERLLRERAP; encoded by the coding sequence ATGATGGGTGTATTATGGGTGTATCTGGCTGTGGAACCGGAACCTACTGACTTCGACGTGTTAGTACTTGGGAATCCTTGCGTGGACCTCATCTTCAGTGGCCTTCCTCATTGGCCAGTCCCCGGCAAGGAGGTCTACGCGACGCGCTTCGCGATCGGGGCAGGCGCAGTCTTTAACACGGCAGCAGCGCTGAGCCGCCTTGGCCTGCGGGTGGCGCTGCTCGGCGAGCTGGGGAACGATTGCTTGAGTCGCTACCTGCTTGAAGAGATCAGGCGAGCCGGCATCTACAGCGAGCTGATACGGCAGCGGGCGCAGCGGATTGCCGCGTTGAGCGTGGCTCTGGTCCACGACGATGAGCGGGGCTTTGTTTCCTATGTTGAGCACACTGCCAGCCCGGCAGCTGCTTCTCTAGAGGAGGGGCAGGAGCTGGCGGCAGAGTTGCTGCCCTCGCTCTCGCTTGCCGAGCTGCACGCTCTGCTTCAGCGCTATCGCTGGCGGGCCGTCTTTCTCTATCTGCACCCGGCCCTGGGTCCTGCTCTGGAAGTGTTTGCCGAGCAACAGATCGAGGTTTTCCTTGATACTGGCTGGCATCCCAGGCTGCTGGGCGACCCGCGCGTGCCGGAGGTGCTCCGCCGATGCACCGCCTTTCTCCCTAACCGCCTGGAAGCGGAGGCTTTGACTGGGGCGCATGATCCTGAGACAGCAGCCCGCCAGTTGGCCCAAGTGGCCCCACTGGTGGTGGTCAAGCTGGGAGCGGAGGGCGCGCTCGCCTGCCGAGGAGAGCAGCTCTGGCACTGCCCGGCTTGGCCAGTGAGTGAGGTGCTTGATCCGACTGGGGCAGGCGATGCTTTTGATGCTGGTTTTATCTATGCGCTGCTCCAGGGCTACGCGCTGCCCGAGGCTCTGCGGTGTGGTACGATCTGCGGCAGTCTGGCAACAACCGCTTTGACAGGAAGCGCCGCCGTTCCCGATGCCGCTGAGCTGGAACGTCTGCTACGAGAGCGCGCTCCCTGA
- a CDS encoding oxygenase MpaB family protein translates to MREARQVESGRAEAGLHGYYGPESVTWKIARETAIMLGGARAVLLQIAHPLVAEGVYTHSSYLTDPAARTLHTFMLGQILTFGDRPEAHEAARTINRLHASVFGHLPQDAGPYRRGTFYRARDQELLLWVHATLVDTALLLYTSLIGPLTADEQERYYQESKAQARLLGLPPSAMPATLADLQRYVEEMIQSDRLAATPQARRLAYTVLFPPLPGLFRPVLHLHFLITCGLLPAPVRILYGYPWGPRHQQAFDLVMQGLRSTLPHLPLRLRTLPVTRQIIEHRLSSARLQAYARAVREARASA, encoded by the coding sequence ATGAGAGAGGCCAGACAAGTCGAGTCAGGACGAGCAGAGGCTGGCCTTCATGGTTACTACGGCCCCGAGAGCGTCACCTGGAAAATTGCCCGCGAGACCGCGATTATGCTGGGCGGCGCGCGCGCTGTTCTGCTGCAGATCGCTCACCCGCTGGTGGCCGAGGGAGTCTATACCCATAGCAGCTATCTCACCGACCCGGCAGCGCGCACCCTGCATACCTTCATGCTCGGCCAGATCCTGACTTTCGGAGATAGGCCCGAGGCCCATGAGGCAGCACGCACTATTAACCGGCTGCATGCCAGCGTCTTCGGCCACCTGCCCCAGGACGCTGGCCCCTACCGCCGCGGCACCTTCTACCGGGCCCGCGACCAGGAGCTGCTCCTCTGGGTCCACGCTACCCTGGTAGATACGGCGCTGCTGCTCTATACCAGCCTGATCGGACCACTGACCGCCGACGAGCAGGAGCGCTACTATCAGGAGAGCAAAGCGCAGGCGCGCTTGCTCGGACTACCGCCCAGTGCTATGCCAGCAACGTTAGCCGACCTGCAGCGCTACGTCGAGGAGATGATCCAGAGCGATCGACTGGCAGCCACACCCCAGGCACGCCGGCTGGCCTATACTGTGCTGTTCCCGCCGCTACCAGGCCTCTTTCGCCCGGTGCTGCACCTCCATTTCCTGATCACCTGTGGTCTGTTGCCGGCACCGGTGCGCATCCTGTATGGCTATCCCTGGGGACCCAGGCATCAGCAAGCGTTTGACCTGGTCATGCAGGGACTGCGCAGCACGCTCCCGCACCTGCCGCTCCGGCTGCGCACCCTGCCGGTGACGCGGCAGATCATCGAGCACCGCCTCTCATCGGCTCGCCTGCAAGCCTACGCCCGTGCGGTACGCGAGGCGCGCGCATCGGCCTGA
- a CDS encoding SDR family oxidoreductase — MTLTAIANAVAVVTGAASGIGLATARVLHERGAHVVLADINESGLQEAAQRLLQESNGQERGKVLAVVTDVTVEAQVEALMRQAEALDGGHLDLVVTSAGIGRGGPIDGFAARDMEALLAINVMGTFHCVKAALPTMRRQGRGHFIFLSSVAGKLPVPALSGYCASKWAVRGFSAALRAELYGSGIGITTVYPSWVDTPMVQQAEADSQLLNIQALLTPEQVAGEMIQAALQNQHDLTLAPDRDTALILQVMQQDPEKAEELMGRAFQQRLTQLQASHQEPA; from the coding sequence ATGACACTGACAGCGATTGCGAACGCCGTGGCCGTCGTCACAGGGGCAGCCAGCGGCATCGGCCTGGCAACGGCCCGCGTCCTCCACGAGCGAGGCGCACACGTCGTGCTTGCCGACATCAATGAAAGCGGCCTGCAGGAGGCCGCCCAGCGCCTCCTGCAGGAGAGCAATGGCCAGGAGCGTGGGAAGGTCCTGGCTGTCGTTACCGACGTCACTGTCGAAGCCCAGGTTGAAGCGCTGATGCGCCAGGCCGAGGCGCTGGACGGCGGCCACCTCGATCTGGTGGTGACCAGCGCCGGCATCGGACGCGGCGGACCAATCGATGGCTTCGCCGCCCGCGACATGGAGGCCCTGCTGGCAATCAACGTCATGGGCACCTTCCACTGCGTCAAGGCGGCTTTACCCACGATGCGCCGCCAGGGCCGAGGTCACTTCATTTTCCTCTCATCGGTCGCCGGCAAGCTGCCAGTGCCCGCCCTGAGTGGCTACTGCGCCAGCAAATGGGCCGTGCGTGGCTTCTCCGCCGCGCTGCGGGCGGAACTCTATGGCAGCGGCATCGGCATCACCACGGTCTATCCTTCCTGGGTGGATACGCCAATGGTGCAGCAGGCCGAGGCCGACTCGCAGCTCCTTAATATTCAGGCCCTGCTCACACCCGAGCAGGTTGCTGGGGAAATGATCCAGGCGGCCCTGCAGAACCAGCACGATCTGACACTGGCGCCGGATCGCGACACGGCTCTCATTCTGCAAGTCATGCAGCAAGATCCTGAAAAGGCCGAGGAGCTGATGGGGCGGGCCTTCCAGCAGCGCCTGACCCAGCTCCAAGCCTCCCATCAGGAGCCAGCCTAG
- a CDS encoding gamma-butyrobetaine hydroxylase-like domain-containing protein: MQEERDVFPTSFLLDDQQRRLILSWSDGHESVHSWEKLRRACPCAFCAGEGGSPGMLQRRQQLSREETTLVNLEPVGRYGLTPIWEDGHRTGIFTFEKLRQLCECPQCRASSR, from the coding sequence ATGCAAGAAGAGCGCGATGTTTTTCCCACTTCTTTTCTGCTGGATGACCAGCAGCGGCGCCTGATCTTGAGCTGGAGCGATGGGCATGAGAGCGTCCACTCCTGGGAGAAGCTGCGCCGCGCCTGCCCCTGTGCCTTCTGCGCTGGAGAAGGCGGGTCCCCGGGCATGTTACAGCGCCGCCAACAGTTGAGTAGGGAGGAGACGACGCTGGTCAACCTGGAGCCGGTGGGGCGCTATGGCCTGACTCCTATCTGGGAGGATGGCCATCGGACGGGCATCTTTACCTTTGAAAAGCTGCGTCAGCTTTGTGAATGCCCGCAGTGTCGTGCCAGCAGCAGGTAG